The following nucleotide sequence is from Mesobacillus jeotgali.
GGCCAGTTTTTCGAGAAGAGACAATATGCCGGTGAAAGATGGGGGAAACTCGCTGAGGAAGTAAAACAGCACGGAATCAGGAACGGCTACTTAATGGCAGTGGCGCCAAACTCCTCAACCTCGATTCTTGCGGGTTCAACAGCAAGCATAGACCCGATTTTCCGGCTTGAATATTCCGAGGAAAAGAAAGATTACAAGATTCCGGTCACCGCACCAGACCTGTCAGCCGAAACGATGTGGTTCTATAAGACAGCCTACAACCTGGACCAGCATTGGAGCATCAGGCAGAATGCGCGGCGTCAGCGCCATATCGATCAATCAATCTCGTTTAATTTTTATGTAACAAATACAATCAAGGCAAAGGCACTGCTGGAGCTGCATATGGATGCCTGGAAGTCTGGACTGAAAACCACTTATTATGTCCGCTCCACATCAAGCAGTGAGTTTGATGATTGTGAAAGCTGCCATAGTTAAGAGGGGGACGGAAAACCATGAATCATTTGATGAAAAGAACACTTGTTGATGTCGATGCTCCCAATGCTTCGACCGGGATTATAAATGGCCAAAGTTCCAATATACTGAACTGGGATGATGTCCGCTTCCCGTGGGCCTATCCAAAATATAAGAGAATGCTGGGCAATTTCTGGACCCCTTTTGAGATCAATATGTCAAAGGACATCAAGCAATTTTCGATGCTTTCCGAAAAAGAACAGGATGCCTTTTTAAAAATCATCGGGCTCCTGGCACTCCTTGACAGCATACAAACAGACTACGCCGGTAAAGTTGCCGATTATCTCACCGACTCCAGCTTAAATGCGCTGATGATCATTTTGGCACAGCAGGAAGTCATCCATAATCATTCCTACAGCTATGTGCTTTCAAGCATCGTATCCAAGTCGAAGCAGCAGGAAGTGTTCGACTATTGGCGGACAGAACCAATCCTGCGCAAGCGGAATGAATTTATCACGGACGGCTATAAAGGTTTTGCGGAAAATCCCAGCATTGAAAATCTATTGCATTCCATAGTCTATGATGTCATCCTAGAAGGCCTGTTTTTCTATTCAGGCTTCGCGTTCTTTTATAATCTTGCGCGGAACCAGAAAATGGTTGGCACCAGCACGATGATTAACTACATCAACCGTGATGAACAGCTGCATGTGGGGTTATTCGAAAAGATTTTCAAAGAAATTCTGCATGAAAATCCCGAGTTCAATACAGAATCCTTGAGGGATTTCGGTACGGCAGCCTTCCGGGAAGCGGCAGTGTTGGAGATGGAGTGGGCTGATTATATTATTGGCAACCAAATCGACGGCCTGCTCATGTCAGATCTGGAAGCCTATATAAAGTTCATGGCAAACAAACGTGCAGAGCAACTCGGCTTTACAGCACCCTTCGAAGGACACCGGACCAATCCATTAAGATGGATTATCGCCTATCAGGAAGTGGACCTGGGCAAGACTGATTTCTTTGAGCAAAAATCAAGACAGTATACGAAAACTTCCGATGAGAATGGGTTTGATGAGCTTTAAGACTGCCATCGGAACAACAAGCCATTGCGTTGATCCCAGAAGGATTAACGCTCTTTTTGTAGAATATCCTTATTCAACATAAGAATCGTTAAAATTATATGGAGGTATAGTTATGTGGGTAATATTAGGGGTTATTGCAATAGTAGTAACTTTTATAAATCTCTATATGTATACAGCAGGAAAGGATTATAAGCTTGCTATGGCCATGGGATTATCTTTTACAGCATTAACACTTTGTGCAGAGTACAGTCTTGTATCGAACTGGGTAGAAGTGGAAGATTGGGCAGCTTTAGAGGATGTAGTACCTGGTATGGAAAGGGCATTATGGTTTTTGACAATTGTTTCTATCTTACTAAATATAGCACCTATACTTTTGGAACGTAAAGGTGAACGGGGGCGTTGATCTAGGAAGGATTAACCGCCTTTTGTAGAATTCCTTATTGAACGGTGCTGGTTAGTTCAATAAGAAATCATAAAAGTAATAAAAATTTACATAAAATAAGATTAAACGGAGGTTGAGATGCGAAAAGTTTATCTAGATAGAACAGAATTAACCGGAGCCATAAATGTAAATTTAAAAGATACTGAGGTTATACCAGCAGGTACAACAATTTATCCTATGAGTGTTTATCATAAAAATGAGGAGTATCAAAAATATGCTAACGATTATGATATTCAATTTATCTTTGACGATGATATTCCACAATTAGAATTTTATACGGTTCCATATGTAGATATTATGGCAAAAGATAGTATAGGTGGATTCATCGGAACTGTTGGTCAACAATGTGATTTGGAAAGTGACGCACCAATTTGTTATATCAATAGGAATTTAGAGTGCTTGATAATATCTGAAAACGGAGAAGGTTTTCTGCGTAATATAGAATCATGGAAAGACAACTTGAAACCATATGATAAAATAACCGTTTATCATTCTAAAGCAGAGGCAGGAATGGAACTGGAATTTATCGATTTGTCTGTCTGATAGTCCTCTATTATTTTATAAATTCATATTGAACTCTAACGGGTGCAAGAGTACAGAAGCAACACATTTTGCGTTGCTTCTTCGCTTTGTTAAAAGTATTTCTGGTAAAACTCCTGTCTGAGCCTTCCGCTTAGTTGAGCATAAATCCTAGTGGTTTCGCTTTTCTCGTGACCTAAAAGGCTTTGAATGACTTCTACTGGTGCTCCATTGTTTAATAAATGAGTGGCGTAGCTGTGTCTGAGTTGGTGAGGATGAATCTCCTTATTTATTCCGGCACGGGCTGAGATTTTCTTTATGTAATACCTCAACTGAGCAATACTCATCCTGTGTGGCTGTCGCTCCGTTACAAAAATAGCTGGATCATTATCTTGGCGGCTATCTATGTATCGCTTAAGCCATAACTCGGCTCGAATATTAAAATACACTTCACGTTCCTTGTCCCCCTTTCCCCTGACAATTGCTGAACGGTTAGACCAATTAATGCAATTGCGATCTAGAGCAGCGATTTCTCCGATTCTGCAGCCAGTTGAAAACGTAAATTCAAAAAGTGCCTTTTCCATAGGACTTAGACGGCTTCACGTAAAAGTTCAATCTCCCTTTCCGTTAGAAACTTTGGAATTCTCTTGCCTGCTTTAGGTTCCTTGATCTTTGCTGCTGGATTAAGGGGTATATGCCCTTCCTCGTGACACCAGCGAAACAATGACTTCATAAATCGAATTCTGTGGGCCAAACTTGAGGGTTTTAAGTCCTTGCCTTGAGTAACGAGATATTTCTTTAATCCTTCTGTGTCGAAACTATCAATATGCGGATCATTAAAATAACCAATGAGCAGCTTTGCTTGAATTGCATATGCTTTTAATGTATAAGGTGAAAAGCCTTCTATACGTTTATCAGCTTCATAGGATTTCCACGCAGATGATAATAACAAACTAATCCCTCCCGTTTAATTGGATACTAAAAGGGATTATTGCCTGTTTTATAGAAATTAAGACTCAAGGTATTAATAGTATAATAAGATTTATTCCAAGAATATTAATGTAAGGATAACTAGATAGGTAAGGAGATTTGGTAATGACCTACTGGGAAACGAAAACAATTAGTACCGCACGCGGAAACTTTGAGGTCTTTGTAAAAGGAGAGGGCAATCCAATTTGCGTCACTCATCATTATTCAGAGTTTAATCATACGGGTGATTACTTTGCAGATTCTTTGACAGAGAATAATACGGTCTACCTTGTGAATTTAAAACAAGCCGGTAATTCAAGTAAGGCTAATGAGGCTCATGAGTTGAGTATGTTTGATGCTGTATACGACCTTGAAGCAATCCGAGAGGCGTTGGGTTATGCCAAATGGACCTTTGCCGGACACTCGACAGGAGGTATGATAGGGGTCATCTACGGTATTCATTTTTCAACGTCTCTTACTTCACTAATAATTGTGGGGGCAGCTGCTAGGAAATATGCTAATTCATCCTCTGAATGTATCTATCATCCAGACCATCCAAACTTTGACCGAATGCAGCAACTTATTGAGACTTTAAAACGCTCTGATTTAACACCTAGTGAAAGGGAGCGCTTCTCTAAAGAGAGAACGAAACTGTCTCTATTTCACCCGGATAAGTATGATGAATACTTTTCTTTAGGCATACATAAAAAGATGTCTGCGCCTAGAATGAACTTTTTTATTAGGGAAGAAATGATCTTTGATGTAACCCGTGAGTTAGAAAAAATCTCAACAAATACTTTAATACTGAGTGGCCGATACGATGTACAATGCCCGCTTTCTTTCTCCGTAGAAATGAATGAGTTAATACCAAAGTCACAACTATTTGTTTTTAATGAAAGCAATCATTACCCCTTCCTTGAAGAAAAGTCGTTGTTTAGACAAGTCATCTTAACTTACTTAAAAGAAAAGGTGTCTTATTGAACTAAAGGAGCAGTTTAGTTAAAGAAGGAAAACCAAACAAATTTGTTGAAATTAATAATTAAAATTATTAGGTTGAAGGGATTTGGAGAATTGGACTTAGAAATCCTAAGAAAAGCAATTGAAGGCGGTAATGTAGAGGAAGCAGAAAGTAAATTAGAGGAAGTAGGGATAAATAAATACGAAAATGCCGTGCCCCTTCTGATTGAATACTTTAAAAGCACGGATAATCATAGGCTAAGAAATTCAATTGCAATTACACTTAGTGATATTGGAAGTAAAAAAGCAATAAACCCTATAATAGAAATGTTAAATGACCCTAAAACTTTGGGGTATCGAGGTACATTGTTATATGCATTGAAACCTTTTGATTGTTCTGCACACCTAGAAACGCTGGTCTACCATCTGTTGACTGGAAACTTCGAAGTCCAAGCGAATTCATATCAACTAATTGAAGAAAATATTAAATCAGATATAACCGATGAAGTATTATTAAAATGTATTTTAAAGATAAAGAAAGAACTTGATGAAATTGAACGACAACAAGATATACTCACAGATGCCTTAGAAATGTTATTCTCCGTTAAAGAAATATAATACTGCGACTCCAACCATATTGAACTAACGGTGCGTTGATCCAGAAGGATTAACGGCCTTTTTTGTTGAATTCCTTATTGAACAAACGAAGCAGGATAGTTGAACAAAGGTTGAAACAATATGAGCTTGGGAATTATATAAGAAGGAATTAAATTTAAGTTGTGTGGGGTTAATTGAATGGGGAAAGACTTTTATGCGGGTATATTTGTTTTGGCTGTTGGTATTTTTGCAATATATATGTTTTTTCACGCAACAAGGGAACGGTTCTTTAACGACAAGACTTATGATAGTGTCAGGCATATAACTCCATTACCTGTATCTTTTAATTTTTGGTTCATTAAAATTTTGTTTCTTATCGGAGGACTTTTATGTATTGCTGCTGGGATATGGGGAATTAGCATTCCGTTTCTTTAAAAGTCTTATTCAACGAAGATGCAGTTTAGCTGAACAAGGATAATCGCATAATAATATCGGAGGTGTTGGGATGATTACGGTTATGCAAACCGAAAGTTATCTAAAAAATAAGATTGGTGAAGATACCGATGATATAAAAAAGGTTTGGGAAACATTTAAGATTTTTTGCAAAGAGCCAGTTGAGGGAGAAGAGGATAAAGAAATCCTATTTCAATGTGGTGTTTATGATTTTACAGGAGAAGAACTATTTCACCTTGATTTTGTCCGTCAGTTTACTGTTTATGAAGAAGATGAATATTCTCGAATGGAACAACTCCACTGTGAATTTTTATTTAGACCAACAGATGAATTAAGTAAGTTAGGAACAGAAGAATGGTCAATGGATTATGATGAAGTAGATGACTTTTTTAATCAAATAGAAGACC
It contains:
- a CDS encoding ribonucleotide-diphosphate reductase subunit beta; translation: MNHLMKRTLVDVDAPNASTGIINGQSSNILNWDDVRFPWAYPKYKRMLGNFWTPFEINMSKDIKQFSMLSEKEQDAFLKIIGLLALLDSIQTDYAGKVADYLTDSSLNALMIILAQQEVIHNHSYSYVLSSIVSKSKQQEVFDYWRTEPILRKRNEFITDGYKGFAENPSIENLLHSIVYDVILEGLFFYSGFAFFYNLARNQKMVGTSTMINYINRDEQLHVGLFEKIFKEILHENPEFNTESLRDFGTAAFREAAVLEMEWADYIIGNQIDGLLMSDLEAYIKFMANKRAEQLGFTAPFEGHRTNPLRWIIAYQEVDLGKTDFFEQKSRQYTKTSDENGFDEL
- a CDS encoding HEAT repeat domain-containing protein, encoding MLKLIIKIIRLKGFGELDLEILRKAIEGGNVEEAESKLEEVGINKYENAVPLLIEYFKSTDNHRLRNSIAITLSDIGSKKAINPIIEMLNDPKTLGYRGTLLYALKPFDCSAHLETLVYHLLTGNFEVQANSYQLIEENIKSDITDEVLLKCILKIKKELDEIERQQDILTDALEMLFSVKEI
- a CDS encoding alpha/beta fold hydrolase, translated to MTYWETKTISTARGNFEVFVKGEGNPICVTHHYSEFNHTGDYFADSLTENNTVYLVNLKQAGNSSKANEAHELSMFDAVYDLEAIREALGYAKWTFAGHSTGGMIGVIYGIHFSTSLTSLIIVGAAARKYANSSSECIYHPDHPNFDRMQQLIETLKRSDLTPSERERFSKERTKLSLFHPDKYDEYFSLGIHKKMSAPRMNFFIREEMIFDVTRELEKISTNTLILSGRYDVQCPLSFSVEMNELIPKSQLFVFNESNHYPFLEEKSLFRQVILTYLKEKVSY